From Nitrobacter sp. NHB1, a single genomic window includes:
- the lepB gene encoding signal peptidase I has product MSAETSTSQSTVRRWSGQIVQIAAIVLVVLVAKGAIAEPFYVPSASMEPTLLIGDALLASKYPYGYSTASLPIHVSFPETSRIFGELPKRGDVVVFRWPGNLSQVWVKRVIGLPGDRIQMRGGQVWINGQAAALKPDGLGEAEDDNGSSEPAHRYVETLPGGASHPIFKIHDNGRLDNTAEVTVPPGHLFVMGDNRDNSADSRVPVNQGGVGLLPTDNLVGRVDAIVGSWDMGIRSQPVWTWLSGFRLARFFTAVH; this is encoded by the coding sequence ATGAGCGCGGAAACATCAACATCGCAATCGACGGTCCGGCGCTGGAGCGGACAGATCGTCCAGATCGCGGCGATCGTGCTGGTTGTGCTGGTCGCGAAGGGCGCGATCGCCGAGCCGTTCTATGTGCCGTCGGCGTCGATGGAGCCGACGCTGCTGATCGGCGACGCGCTGCTGGCGTCGAAATACCCCTACGGCTACAGCACCGCCTCGCTGCCGATCCACGTCTCGTTTCCCGAGACATCGCGCATTTTCGGCGAACTGCCCAAACGCGGCGACGTCGTGGTCTTCCGCTGGCCCGGCAACCTTTCGCAGGTCTGGGTGAAGCGCGTCATCGGCCTGCCCGGCGACCGCATCCAGATGCGCGGCGGTCAGGTCTGGATCAACGGACAGGCGGCGGCGCTGAAGCCGGATGGTCTCGGCGAGGCCGAGGACGACAACGGCTCCAGCGAACCGGCGCATCGTTACGTGGAAACGCTGCCGGGCGGCGCCTCGCACCCCATTTTCAAGATTCACGACAACGGCCGGCTCGACAACACGGCGGAGGTGACGGTGCCGCCGGGCCATCTGTTCGTAATGGGCGACAACCGCGACAACTCCGCGGACAGCCGCGTGCCCGTTAACCAGGGCGGCGTCGGTCTGCTCCCGACCGACAACCTGGTCGGCCGGGTCGATGCCATCGTCGGCTCGTGGGATATGGGCATCCGCAGCCAGCCGGTCTGGACCTGGCTCTCGGGCTTCCGCCTCGCACGTTTTTTCACGGCGGTGCATTAG
- a CDS encoding PAN domain-containing protein has product MSPLRTRPGSGYAVLRHVLKACALKVSLILLAALSLMAGPAAAPALAQTNFDRPGADYLRMPLRSGDPADCAMACERDRRCRAWSFSYPSERLEMAVCWLKNAVAPRIANPCCVSGVRGAGVIERRTGPVEHSTDRAGGDYRGFEIKKDERANADQICRHACDADSKCRAWTYARPGYVGKAARCFLKKEIKPPRRRPGFTSGVVR; this is encoded by the coding sequence ATGAGCCCACTCCGCACTCGTCCTGGTTCGGGATACGCTGTTTTGCGGCATGTGTTGAAAGCCTGCGCATTGAAAGTCAGCCTGATCCTGCTGGCTGCGCTGTCGTTGATGGCCGGCCCAGCGGCGGCGCCGGCGCTTGCCCAGACGAATTTCGACCGGCCCGGCGCCGACTATCTGCGAATGCCGCTGCGGTCGGGCGATCCGGCCGATTGTGCGATGGCGTGCGAGCGCGACCGCCGCTGCCGCGCCTGGAGTTTCAGCTATCCCAGCGAGCGGTTGGAGATGGCGGTGTGCTGGCTCAAGAATGCCGTCGCGCCGCGGATCGCGAATCCGTGTTGCGTGTCCGGCGTGCGCGGCGCCGGCGTGATCGAGCGGCGCACCGGGCCGGTCGAACACTCGACCGATCGCGCAGGTGGCGACTACCGCGGCTTCGAAATCAAGAAAGACGAAAGAGCCAATGCCGACCAGATCTGCCGCCATGCGTGCGATGCCGATAGCAAGTGCCGGGCATGGACCTATGCGCGGCCGGGCTATGTCGGCAAAGCCGCGCGATGTTTCCTGAAAAAGGAAATCAAGCCGCCACGCCGCCGGCCGGGCTTTACGTCCGGAGTCGTGCGATAG
- a CDS encoding glutamate--cysteine ligase → MARDQIDMTPLQSRDELVAWLEAGVKPASEFRIGTEHEKTPFTLQGHDPVPYEGSRGIGALLEGMKLLLGWEPIMEQGNIIGLHDVTGGGAISLEPGGQFELSGAPVETVHQTQAELAAHLAQVKEIATPLGIGFLGLGMTPSWSRAQIPMMPKGRYRIMSGYMPKVGRYGLDMMLRTCTVQTNLDFSSEADMVKKLRVSVALQPVATALFANSPFTEGKPNGFLSFRSEIWRDTDNARAGMIPWAFEDGMGFERWVDYALDVPMYFVKRDENYIDVSGSSFRDFFDGRNKAIPGERPTLSDWANHLSTIFPEVRLKRYLEMRGADGVPWGRLPALPAFWVGLLYDDTSLEAAWDIAKRWNAQERQALRDDVSRMGFKTRIKDRYLFEIARECLVLAHAGLRRRGHVDHLGRDESRHLEPLDQILDSGRSPAEEMLEKFNGAWGGSVEPAYSEYAF, encoded by the coding sequence ATGGCGCGTGACCAGATCGATATGACGCCGCTGCAGTCGCGCGACGAACTCGTGGCGTGGCTGGAAGCCGGCGTGAAGCCCGCATCCGAATTCCGCATCGGCACCGAGCATGAAAAAACTCCGTTCACGCTTCAAGGCCACGATCCCGTGCCGTATGAAGGATCGCGCGGCATCGGCGCGTTGCTCGAGGGCATGAAGCTCCTGCTTGGCTGGGAGCCGATCATGGAGCAGGGCAATATCATCGGTCTCCATGACGTCACCGGCGGCGGTGCGATCTCGCTGGAGCCGGGAGGACAGTTCGAACTGTCGGGGGCACCGGTCGAGACGGTGCATCAGACCCAGGCGGAGCTTGCCGCGCATCTGGCGCAGGTTAAAGAGATCGCGACGCCGCTCGGCATCGGATTTCTCGGCCTTGGCATGACGCCGTCGTGGTCGCGGGCGCAGATCCCGATGATGCCAAAGGGCCGCTACAGGATCATGAGCGGCTACATGCCGAAGGTCGGCCGGTACGGTCTCGACATGATGTTGCGAACCTGCACGGTGCAGACCAATCTCGACTTCTCGTCCGAAGCCGACATGGTCAAGAAGCTGCGGGTCTCGGTGGCGTTGCAGCCGGTCGCGACGGCGCTGTTCGCAAATTCTCCCTTCACCGAAGGCAAGCCGAACGGCTTCCTGTCGTTCCGTTCGGAAATCTGGCGCGACACCGACAACGCCCGCGCCGGCATGATCCCCTGGGCGTTCGAGGACGGCATGGGATTCGAACGCTGGGTCGACTACGCGCTCGACGTTCCCATGTATTTCGTCAAGCGCGACGAAAATTATATCGACGTGTCCGGCTCGTCGTTCCGCGATTTCTTCGACGGCAGGAACAAGGCCATCCCCGGCGAGCGGCCGACCTTGTCGGACTGGGCCAATCATTTGTCGACCATCTTCCCCGAGGTGCGGCTCAAGCGCTATCTGGAAATGCGCGGCGCCGACGGCGTACCGTGGGGACGCCTGCCCGCGCTTCCGGCATTCTGGGTCGGATTGCTCTACGACGACACCAGCCTCGAGGCAGCCTGGGACATCGCCAAGCGCTGGAATGCGCAGGAACGCCAGGCGCTGCGCGACGACGTCTCCCGCATGGGCTTCAAGACCCGGATCAAGGATCGCTACCTGTTCGAAATCGCCAGGGAGTGCCTGGTGCTGGCGCATGCGGGTCTGCGCCGGCGCGGCCATGTCGATCATCTCGGCCGCGACGAGTCGCGGCATCTGGAGCCGCTCGATCAAATTCTGGATTCAGGCCGCTCTCCCGCCGAGGAGATGCTGGAGAAATTCAACGGCGCATGGGGCGGATCGGTGGAACCGGCCTACAGCGAATACGCTTTCTAG